A single region of the Sphingomonas crocodyli genome encodes:
- a CDS encoding DUF6265 family protein has protein sequence MLLAMFASVLAPIPAASPLPSWLAGYWIECSAGRETAESWSDARGGVMLGASKTVSVKRTSWEYSRIAPSGDGISFFADPSGQASTEFKAIELSERRVVFENRGHDFPQRVIYQRDADRLDARIEGEMGGQAKAIEWHYRLRPINSTCP, from the coding sequence ATGCTGCTGGCGATGTTTGCGTCCGTTCTGGCTCCCATCCCCGCCGCATCGCCGCTGCCGTCATGGCTGGCGGGATATTGGATCGAATGTTCCGCCGGACGCGAGACGGCCGAAAGCTGGAGCGATGCGCGCGGCGGCGTGATGCTGGGCGCCAGCAAGACGGTGTCGGTGAAGCGCACGAGCTGGGAATATTCGCGCATCGCGCCGAGCGGCGATGGGATCAGCTTCTTCGCCGATCCCTCCGGGCAGGCGTCGACCGAATTCAAGGCGATCGAGCTGAGCGAGCGCCGCGTCGTCTTCGAAAATCGCGGCCATGATTTTCCGCAGCGCGTGATCTACCAGCGTGATGCGGACCGGCTCGACGCCCGGATCGAAGGCGAGATGGGCGGGCAGGCAAAGGCGATCGAATGGCATTATCGGCTCCGCCCGATCAATTCGACTTGCCCCTGA
- a CDS encoding SDR family NAD(P)-dependent oxidoreductase yields the protein MAEGLAGGTAVVTGAAGGIGLGIARAAADAGMSLVIADIAADRLAAVEKEFRDRGIDVLAIVTNTADAASVERMAAQAIERFGAPRLLVNNAGVEMMGDIWELPAEQWQRIIDINVLGPVHGVRAFAPAMIAAGTPSYIANITSIGGLGMSGGQAPYIVSKHALLSFTECLYLELAEAAPHIKVSAVLPGPVATRIFTDAVALTEKAHIAQAHDQMEAVLAQGMSGDDAGRKIVDQIVEGRFWISPHPEMMEGAAQSRAAYLAGLHTPAQRVRPSYQSK from the coding sequence TTGGCCGAAGGTCTGGCAGGCGGCACCGCCGTCGTCACGGGTGCTGCGGGCGGCATCGGGCTGGGGATCGCCCGCGCGGCGGCCGATGCCGGCATGTCGCTGGTGATCGCCGATATCGCGGCGGACCGGCTTGCCGCGGTTGAGAAAGAATTCCGAGATCGCGGCATCGACGTGCTCGCGATCGTCACCAACACGGCGGACGCCGCCTCGGTCGAGCGGATGGCCGCACAGGCGATCGAGCGTTTCGGCGCGCCCCGGCTGCTCGTCAACAATGCGGGTGTCGAGATGATGGGCGACATCTGGGAACTGCCCGCCGAACAGTGGCAGCGGATCATCGACATCAACGTCCTCGGCCCGGTTCACGGCGTGCGCGCCTTCGCGCCTGCGATGATCGCGGCGGGCACGCCATCCTATATCGCCAACATCACCTCGATCGGCGGCCTCGGCATGTCGGGCGGGCAGGCGCCCTATATCGTCAGCAAGCATGCCCTGCTGTCGTTCACCGAATGCCTTTATCTGGAGCTGGCCGAGGCCGCGCCGCATATCAAGGTGTCGGCGGTGCTGCCCGGCCCGGTCGCCACGCGCATCTTCACCGATGCCGTCGCGCTGACCGAGAAAGCGCATATCGCGCAGGCGCACGATCAGATGGAGGCCGTGCTGGCGCAGGGCATGTCGGGCGACGATGCCGGGCGCAAGATCGTCGATCAGATCGTCGAGGGCCGCTTCTGGATCTCGCCGCATCCCGAAATGATGGAAGGCGCCGCCCAGTCGCGCGCGGCCTATCTGGCCGGACTCCACACCCCGGCGCAGCGCGTGCGGCCGAGCTACCAGAGCAAATAA
- a CDS encoding type 1 glutamine amidotransferase domain-containing protein, which translates to MTAIAKAKVLIVATDRFEESELFGPREALLEAGATVVLASDTTEPILATVHDEPGKTIKPDMLIGDVDPADYDALILPGGVGNPDKLRMNETAVGIVRAFHEAGKPVAAICHGPWMLVEADVLRGRTATAWPSIRTDLRNAGATVIDKEVVVDGNLITSRKPDDVPAFNKAVIAAIEAA; encoded by the coding sequence ATGACCGCCATCGCCAAGGCCAAAGTCCTGATCGTCGCGACCGATCGGTTCGAGGAATCCGAACTGTTCGGCCCGCGCGAGGCTTTGCTGGAGGCGGGCGCGACCGTCGTGCTCGCATCCGACACGACCGAACCGATCCTGGCCACAGTGCATGACGAGCCGGGCAAGACGATCAAGCCCGACATGCTGATCGGCGATGTCGATCCGGCCGATTATGACGCACTGATCCTGCCGGGCGGGGTCGGCAATCCGGACAAGCTGCGGATGAACGAGACGGCGGTCGGCATCGTCCGCGCCTTTCACGAAGCGGGCAAGCCGGTCGCCGCGATCTGCCACGGGCCGTGGATGCTCGTAGAGGCCGATGTCCTGCGCGGTCGCACTGCCACCGCCTGGCCCTCGATCCGCACCGACCTGCGCAATGCGGGTGCGACCGTGATCGACAAGGAGGTCGTCGTCGACGGCAACCTCATCACCAGCCGCAAGCCCGACGATGTTCCTGCGTTCAACAAGGCGGTGATCGCGGCGATCGAGGCGGCCTGA
- a CDS encoding TonB-dependent receptor, whose product MGFRHVLLLGAAMVPGIAFAQTATPAPAAQADAVDDSGIGEIVVTAQRRSENLQNVPISVAALTQQQLTSAGISAVQDLTAATPGFVWARTTSTNQPTVRGIGTRNFAAGDEPNVATYFDGVYQPDSFGAVYELANVERVELLKGPQVTLFGRNATGGAVNIVTKKPSFKTEGEGSISYGRFDYLHGTAYISGPIVEDKLAVSLSGVAEDNGGYIRDIFRNVDMGKRKIGALRGKMLFEPSEGVEFQLGGFYSYTKDDTTFATHPLNGNSNVRTLVNNPARNPLNLPLSTVIPTGDFQTALDFKPFLRVKQYMIDGHMSVDLGFATLTGVAAYQNTDNDYAQDFDYSPLNVTRITINWVGHSTYQDLLLTSNGEGRFKWMVGGNALQAYAAQDPQNTNGNMTIDSQKTRSISGFVEGTYEVVDHLFLTGGARYTRDKKIALYIPPASDPNQNRAGSSTTFNNLSPRAVARYEFSRNSNVYASYSRGFKSGTYNPLTRTGALVPADPEKIEAFEAGIKTNLGSNVRFNAAAFHYNYTNLQVTQFGTLNGVTVSFLQNAGKAKIDGAEASLEVKFSPRFRMSASVAKLRTKITDFPGAAITTPNPAVPPMSGNVTVPADVSGKDLPRAPHWTGNIAANYNTELAGGKLDVDASVYLTSRWYVDVLNRVAAPGYALANGSISWTTPDEHWRLSVFGKNLFNERYFATLLTFGGTDQFAYDKPRWFGGTVAYKF is encoded by the coding sequence ATGGGCTTCAGGCATGTCCTGTTGCTGGGCGCTGCAATGGTGCCTGGCATCGCATTCGCGCAGACCGCAACCCCGGCACCCGCCGCGCAGGCGGACGCCGTCGATGACAGCGGCATCGGCGAGATCGTCGTCACCGCGCAGCGCCGGTCCGAAAATCTTCAGAATGTGCCGATCTCGGTCGCCGCGCTGACGCAACAGCAGTTGACGAGTGCGGGGATCAGCGCGGTCCAGGATCTGACCGCCGCGACCCCCGGCTTCGTCTGGGCGCGCACCACCAGCACCAACCAGCCGACCGTGCGCGGCATCGGCACGCGCAACTTCGCGGCGGGCGATGAACCCAACGTCGCGACCTATTTCGACGGCGTCTATCAGCCCGACTCGTTCGGCGCGGTCTATGAACTCGCCAATGTCGAGCGGGTCGAATTGCTCAAGGGGCCGCAGGTCACGCTGTTCGGGCGCAACGCGACCGGCGGCGCGGTCAACATCGTCACCAAGAAACCCAGCTTCAAGACCGAGGGCGAAGGATCGATCAGCTACGGCCGCTTCGATTATCTCCACGGCACCGCCTATATCTCCGGCCCGATCGTCGAGGATAAACTGGCGGTGAGCCTGTCGGGCGTGGCCGAGGATAATGGCGGCTATATCCGCGACATCTTCCGCAACGTCGACATGGGCAAGCGCAAGATCGGCGCACTGCGCGGCAAGATGCTGTTCGAGCCGTCCGAGGGCGTCGAGTTCCAACTGGGCGGCTTCTACAGCTACACCAAGGACGATACGACCTTCGCCACCCATCCGCTCAACGGCAACAGCAACGTGCGCACGCTGGTCAACAACCCCGCGCGCAACCCGCTGAACCTGCCGCTTAGCACGGTGATCCCGACCGGCGATTTCCAGACCGCGCTCGACTTCAAGCCGTTCCTGCGCGTGAAGCAATATATGATCGACGGGCATATGTCGGTCGATCTGGGCTTCGCCACGCTCACCGGCGTCGCGGCCTATCAGAACACCGACAATGATTATGCGCAGGATTTCGATTATTCGCCGCTGAACGTCACGCGGATCACGATCAACTGGGTCGGCCATTCGACCTATCAGGATCTGCTGCTGACCAGCAATGGCGAGGGCCGGTTCAAGTGGATGGTCGGCGGCAACGCGCTGCAGGCCTATGCCGCGCAGGATCCGCAGAACACCAACGGCAATATGACGATCGACAGTCAGAAGACCCGATCGATCTCGGGCTTCGTCGAAGGCACGTATGAGGTCGTCGATCACCTCTTCCTGACGGGTGGCGCGCGCTACACGCGGGACAAGAAGATCGCGCTCTACATTCCGCCGGCAAGCGATCCGAACCAGAACCGCGCGGGCAGCAGCACCACGTTCAACAATCTGTCGCCGCGCGCGGTCGCCCGCTACGAATTCTCGCGCAACAGCAACGTCTATGCGTCCTATTCGCGCGGCTTCAAGAGCGGCACCTACAACCCGCTCACCCGCACTGGCGCACTTGTCCCGGCCGATCCGGAGAAGATCGAGGCGTTCGAGGCGGGTATCAAGACCAACCTCGGATCGAACGTCCGCTTCAACGCGGCCGCCTTCCACTACAATTACACCAACCTGCAGGTGACGCAGTTCGGCACGCTCAACGGCGTGACGGTCAGCTTCCTGCAAAATGCCGGCAAGGCGAAGATCGATGGCGCCGAAGCGAGCCTTGAGGTTAAGTTCTCGCCCCGTTTCCGCATGTCGGCGAGCGTCGCGAAGCTTCGCACCAAGATCACCGACTTCCCCGGCGCCGCAATTACCACGCCGAATCCGGCCGTGCCGCCGATGAGCGGCAACGTGACGGTTCCGGCCGATGTTTCGGGCAAGGATCTGCCGCGCGCACCGCATTGGACGGGCAATATCGCCGCCAATTACAATACCGAACTGGCGGGCGGTAAGCTCGACGTCGATGCCTCGGTCTATCTGACGAGCCGCTGGTATGTCGATGTGCTCAACCGCGTGGCGGCGCCGGGCTATGCGCTGGCCAACGGGTCGATCAGCTGGACGACCCCGGACGAGCATTGGCGCCTGTCGGTGTTCGGCAAGAACCTGTTCAACGAACGCTATTTCGCCACGCTGCTGACCTTCGGCGGCACCGACCAGTTTGCTTATGACAAGCCGCGCTGGTTCGGCGGGACGGTCGCGTACAAGTTCTGA
- a CDS encoding nuclear transport factor 2 family protein — MDDAARLIAAEHARRRAVEADDADTLDAMTADVFHYAHINGLVEDRATYLDRIRARAVITHATGASDLSVEMRPGYALLKGVSFMEFEWRDGSAKGRVDTLFLSVWEPAGDDWKIVAYASTPKPA, encoded by the coding sequence ATGGATGACGCGGCCCGCCTTATCGCCGCCGAACATGCGCGCCGCCGCGCGGTCGAGGCGGACGACGCCGACACGCTCGACGCGATGACGGCTGATGTATTTCATTATGCCCATATCAACGGGCTGGTGGAGGATCGCGCGACCTATCTCGATCGCATCCGCGCCCGCGCCGTCATCACCCATGCGACCGGCGCGTCCGATCTCTCGGTCGAGATGCGGCCGGGCTACGCGCTCCTGAAGGGCGTGTCGTTCATGGAGTTCGAATGGCGCGACGGCAGCGCGAAGGGCCGCGTCGACACCCTGTTCCTGTCGGTATGGGAACCCGCAGGCGACGACTGGAAAATCGTCGCCTACGCATCCACACCCAAGCCCGCTTAG
- the trmB gene encoding tRNA (guanosine(46)-N7)-methyltransferase TrmB, with amino-acid sequence MNDPLSIRRLYGRRTGHKLRAGQAALVERLLPEISVPEEGPVDAATLFGADRPLAIEIGFGRGEHMAGQAKMRPEMGFIGCEPFLDGVVGALMKVDEDAIPNIRIHMGDAIEVLERLPDASLDRAWLLHPDPWPKARHAKRRFMNDGPIGLIARKMKPGGEFRFGTDHPVYVRWAMMVMGRSPDFEWLGENPTDFLVRPDDWPETRYEAKARQKGHEVWYFRYRRV; translated from the coding sequence ATGAACGATCCGCTTTCCATCCGTCGCCTCTACGGTCGGCGCACCGGCCACAAATTGCGTGCGGGGCAGGCTGCTCTGGTCGAGCGGCTGTTGCCCGAGATCAGCGTGCCCGAAGAAGGTCCGGTCGACGCCGCAACCCTGTTCGGCGCGGATCGTCCGCTCGCGATCGAGATCGGCTTCGGGCGCGGCGAGCATATGGCGGGGCAGGCGAAGATGCGGCCCGAAATGGGCTTCATCGGCTGCGAACCTTTCCTCGACGGCGTCGTCGGCGCGCTGATGAAGGTGGATGAGGATGCCATTCCGAACATCCGCATCCACATGGGCGACGCGATCGAGGTGCTGGAGCGACTTCCCGACGCGTCGCTCGATCGGGCCTGGCTGCTTCATCCCGATCCGTGGCCCAAGGCGCGGCATGCCAAGCGCCGCTTCATGAACGACGGCCCGATCGGCCTGATCGCGCGCAAGATGAAGCCGGGCGGCGAGTTTCGCTTCGGCACCGATCATCCGGTCTATGTGCGCTGGGCGATGATGGTGATGGGCCGCTCGCCCGATTTCGAATGGCTGGGCGAGAACCCGACCGACTTCCTCGTCCGCCCCGACGACTGGCCCGAGACGCGCTATGAAGCCAAGGCGCGGCAGAAGGGGCATGAGGTGTGGTATTTCCGCTACCGGAGGGTCTAG
- a CDS encoding PQQ-dependent sugar dehydrogenase: protein MSARPFALTLAMLLAPAVAQAAPLPFKVEVKADLAEPWAMTFLPDGRMLVTEKAGELLVLDGNGKLAGKIAGVPKVAYGGQGGLGDVILHPGFAKNGIIYLSYAEAGSGDTAGTAVARARLMLGKAGGSLQGLKVIWRQSPKVSGRGHYAGRMAFAPDGHLFISSGERQKFTPAQDMAQNLGKVIRLTDAGAVPADNPFAKQGGVAAQIWSFGHRNPLGIAFDADGRLWEQEMGPQGGDEVNLILKGRNYGWPIVSNGSHYDGRDIPDHPTRPEFEAPKVWWNPVISPGGLMIYSGAMFPAWKGSAFIGGLSSQSLVRVALKGDSAAKADQWDMGARIREVEQGPDGAIWLLEDGGRGSSGRLLRLTPS, encoded by the coding sequence ATGTCCGCCCGCCCATTCGCCCTCACCCTCGCAATGCTCCTCGCGCCCGCCGTCGCGCAGGCCGCGCCCCTCCCGTTCAAGGTCGAGGTGAAGGCCGATCTGGCCGAACCCTGGGCGATGACCTTCCTGCCCGACGGGCGGATGCTGGTGACGGAGAAAGCGGGCGAGCTGCTGGTCCTCGACGGCAATGGCAAACTGGCGGGCAAGATCGCGGGCGTGCCGAAGGTCGCCTATGGCGGCCAGGGTGGATTGGGTGACGTCATCCTCCATCCCGGCTTTGCGAAGAACGGCATCATCTATCTGAGCTATGCCGAGGCCGGATCGGGCGACACGGCGGGCACCGCGGTCGCGCGCGCAAGGCTGATGCTCGGCAAGGCGGGCGGGAGCCTGCAGGGCCTCAAGGTGATCTGGCGACAGAGCCCGAAGGTGAGCGGGCGCGGCCATTATGCAGGCCGCATGGCCTTCGCCCCCGACGGGCATCTGTTCATCAGCTCGGGCGAGCGACAGAAGTTCACACCCGCGCAGGACATGGCGCAGAATCTGGGCAAGGTGATCCGCCTGACCGATGCCGGCGCGGTGCCGGCCGACAATCCCTTCGCAAAGCAGGGCGGCGTCGCCGCGCAGATCTGGTCGTTCGGCCATCGCAACCCGCTGGGCATCGCGTTCGACGCCGACGGGCGGCTGTGGGAACAGGAGATGGGGCCGCAAGGCGGCGATGAGGTCAACCTGATCCTCAAGGGCCGCAACTATGGTTGGCCGATCGTGTCCAACGGCAGCCATTATGACGGGCGCGACATTCCCGATCACCCCACCCGCCCCGAATTCGAAGCGCCCAAGGTCTGGTGGAACCCGGTCATCTCGCCCGGCGGGCTGATGATCTATTCGGGCGCGATGTTCCCGGCGTGGAAGGGCAGCGCGTTCATCGGCGGGCTTTCCAGCCAGTCGCTGGTCCGCGTCGCGTTGAAGGGCGACAGCGCCGCCAAGGCCGACCAGTGGGATATGGGCGCGCGCATCCGCGAAGTCGAACAGGGACCGGACGGCGCGATCTGGCTGCTCGAAGATGGCGGGCGCGGATCGTCGGGCCGTCTGCTGCGCCTCACGCCTTCTTGA
- a CDS encoding nuclear transport factor 2 family protein, with protein sequence MRKLTPDAALAITELQQMLYDLGYEIDANTGRAIADYYCADGAFVVGEHRYQGHAQLEAFYAAERDRIATTLQDGERQLLHAFVNPRIFVHDEGRATIKCFNLNFSAPGARPIAGPIAPNLLVECRLECRREADGHWRIAEFSSSPQFVAKTIVHHDVTKGDANG encoded by the coding sequence ATGCGCAAACTGACACCGGACGCCGCGCTAGCGATCACAGAGCTTCAGCAGATGCTCTACGACCTGGGCTATGAGATCGACGCGAATACCGGCCGCGCGATCGCCGATTATTACTGCGCCGACGGCGCGTTCGTGGTCGGCGAGCATCGCTATCAGGGGCATGCGCAACTCGAGGCCTTCTACGCGGCCGAGCGCGATCGGATCGCGACGACCCTGCAGGATGGCGAGCGCCAGCTGCTCCATGCCTTCGTCAATCCGCGCATCTTCGTCCATGACGAGGGCCGCGCGACGATCAAGTGCTTCAACCTCAATTTCTCGGCGCCCGGCGCCCGCCCCATCGCGGGGCCGATCGCGCCCAATCTGCTGGTCGAATGTCGTCTGGAATGCCGCCGCGAGGCCGACGGTCACTGGCGGATCGCCGAGTTCAGCAGCTCGCCCCAGTTCGTCGCCAAGACGATCGTGCATCACGACGTGACGAAGGGGGACGCGAATGGATGA